A window of Streptomyces sp. SAI-127 contains these coding sequences:
- a CDS encoding RNA polymerase sigma factor has protein sequence MTVEPGVRVGQDSDASVIERSWEEPEEFAALFDRHADSVHRYAARRLGAEAAEDVMAETFTTAFQQRFRYRTEAADARPWLFGIATNLIGRHRRAEARRLKTLGRLPAAAPGGTAEETVADRVAARVSAQAVRGELAGALARLPARHRDVLLLVAWADLGYEEVARALGVPVGTVRSRLHRARRKVREALGGSDPTALREESDDE, from the coding sequence ATGACCGTCGAACCAGGCGTCAGGGTGGGGCAGGACAGCGACGCCTCGGTGATCGAACGGTCCTGGGAGGAGCCCGAGGAGTTCGCCGCGCTCTTCGACCGCCACGCCGACTCGGTGCACCGCTACGCGGCGCGCCGACTGGGTGCGGAAGCGGCCGAGGACGTGATGGCGGAGACCTTCACCACCGCGTTCCAGCAGCGCTTCCGGTACCGCACGGAGGCGGCCGACGCCCGCCCCTGGCTGTTCGGCATCGCGACCAACCTCATCGGCCGCCACCGGCGCGCCGAGGCCCGGCGGCTGAAGACACTCGGTCGGCTGCCCGCGGCCGCCCCCGGTGGCACGGCCGAGGAGACGGTCGCGGACCGGGTGGCGGCACGGGTCAGCGCCCAGGCGGTACGCGGCGAACTCGCCGGTGCCCTCGCCCGGTTACCCGCCCGGCACCGGGACGTGCTGCTGCTGGTCGCCTGGGCCGACCTCGGCTACGAGGAGGTCGCGCGCGCCCTCGGCGTGCCGGTGGGGACGGTCCGGTCGCGGCTGCACCGGGCTCGCAGAAAGGTTCGTGAGGCATTGGGCGGATCCGATCCGACCGCTCTCCGAGAGGAATCCGACGATGAATGA
- a CDS encoding molecular chaperone Hsp90, protein MSKFVRPAAEGADPFGTARLRRGVLDAWATSPARFREDANAEEDLVLGGYRDRLVVELAQNAADAAARAGVPGRLRLTLREGVLFAANTGAALDAAGVESLSTLRASAKRDNQDGSIGRFGVGFAAVLAVTDEPAVVGRHGGVRWSLAEAREHAADTARHSPGLGDEIRRRDGHVPLLRLPFAAEGTAPDPYDTVVILPLRDTAAADLAERLLNAVDDALLLALPGLEEVVIETDTSRTISRRTEGDLIVVEDSRDGTTRWRTASAHGPLTPELLAGRPVEERLRPHWSLTWAVPADPDGTPAHPRTSPVVHAPTPSDEPLGVPALLIASFPLDTTRRHAAPGPLTDFLVQRAADVYAELLAGWRPVSEGIIGLVPGPLGKGELDGALRQAILDRLPRTAFLPPALPAFPPPAPEPGDDSELPEVLRPREAEVVEGAGADTVRVLAEVLPTLLPAGLERRVELRTLGVARIPLTDAVDRLAGLEKEPEWWQRLYDSLAGVDPDRLSGLPVPLADGRTTIGPRQVLLPTSDASLIDPEILARLGLKVAHPAAAHPLLEKLGALPATSRAVLTTPQVRAAVAASLDDDGGMSWEEDTPDAEELADTVLALVRDAGLEPGDEPWLGALALPDEEGELVPAGELVLPGSPFAQVMREDELAYVDAELAGKWGEQPLAACGVLANFALVRATDVVLDPDELEPREGDFAEPDDAGLLDAVDVWCEDILDRFPDTPVPPVATELVAVRDLDLVDEDKWAEALALLARPPLRDAITQQVRILLPDGTHEVVRPYTAWWLRGNPVLDGRRPAGLLAAGGDPLLRSLYDEADATGFDDEQVLRALGVRTSVAALLEEPGGAAELLDRLADPGRAVTGAQLHALYSALADLDPEQVTLPDELRAVTDGRVEVVDAADAVVVDSPDLLPFTQGVPLLPVRPSRSAELAELFQVRRLSESVTGSVDSEGTEHDVPEPVRLLLGARTPSTYVEHEELVVDGVEIDWRLTNDGVLHASTLEGVAAGLAWAAGQWPRRFEVAALLEDPTRTEELARDRWFD, encoded by the coding sequence GTGAGCAAGTTCGTGCGGCCCGCCGCCGAGGGTGCCGACCCGTTCGGGACCGCCCGGCTCAGGCGAGGGGTGCTGGACGCCTGGGCCACCAGCCCCGCCCGGTTCCGGGAGGACGCCAACGCCGAGGAGGACCTCGTCCTCGGCGGGTACCGGGACCGACTCGTCGTCGAACTCGCGCAGAACGCCGCCGACGCGGCGGCCAGGGCGGGGGTGCCGGGACGGCTCCGGCTCACCCTCCGCGAGGGCGTTCTCTTCGCCGCCAACACCGGCGCCGCGCTGGACGCGGCCGGTGTCGAGTCGCTCTCCACCCTGCGTGCCTCCGCCAAGCGCGACAACCAGGACGGCTCGATCGGCCGCTTCGGCGTCGGCTTCGCCGCCGTGCTCGCCGTCACCGACGAGCCCGCAGTCGTCGGCCGGCACGGCGGGGTCCGCTGGTCCCTCGCCGAGGCCCGCGAGCACGCCGCCGACACGGCACGGCACAGCCCCGGACTCGGCGACGAGATCCGCCGCCGCGACGGCCATGTCCCGCTGCTGCGACTCCCGTTCGCCGCCGAGGGCACCGCGCCCGACCCCTACGACACCGTCGTCATCCTCCCGCTGCGCGACACCGCCGCCGCCGACCTCGCCGAGCGCCTCCTGAACGCCGTCGACGACGCTCTCCTCCTCGCCCTCCCCGGGCTCGAGGAGGTCGTGATCGAGACGGACACGAGCCGCACGATCAGCCGCCGCACCGAGGGCGACCTCATCGTCGTGGAGGACTCCCGAGACGGTACGACCCGGTGGCGTACGGCGTCCGCGCACGGGCCGCTCACCCCCGAACTGCTCGCCGGCCGGCCCGTCGAGGAGCGGCTGCGGCCGCACTGGTCGCTCACCTGGGCCGTGCCCGCCGACCCCGACGGCACCCCGGCCCACCCCCGCACCAGCCCCGTCGTGCACGCCCCGACGCCCAGCGACGAGCCGCTCGGCGTCCCCGCCCTGCTCATCGCGTCCTTCCCGCTGGACACCACCCGCCGGCACGCGGCACCCGGACCGCTCACCGACTTCCTCGTGCAGCGCGCGGCGGACGTGTACGCCGAACTCCTCGCCGGCTGGCGGCCGGTGAGCGAAGGGATCATCGGGCTGGTGCCCGGCCCGTTGGGGAAGGGTGAGCTGGACGGGGCACTGCGGCAGGCGATCCTCGACCGCCTCCCGCGAACTGCGTTTCTCCCACCCGCCCTCCCAGCGTTTCCCCCACCCGCCCCTGAGCCCGGTGATGACTCGGAGCTGCCGGAGGTCCTGCGCCCCCGTGAGGCCGAGGTCGTCGAGGGCGCCGGCGCCGACACCGTGCGAGTGCTCGCCGAAGTCCTGCCTACCCTGCTGCCCGCCGGTCTCGAACGGCGTGTGGAACTGCGGACGCTGGGCGTCGCCCGCATCCCGCTGACCGACGCCGTCGACCGGCTCGCGGGGCTCGAGAAGGAGCCGGAGTGGTGGCAGCGGCTCTACGACAGCCTCGCGGGCGTCGACCCCGACCGGCTCTCCGGCCTTCCCGTGCCGCTCGCCGACGGGCGGACGACCATCGGGCCCCGGCAGGTGCTCCTGCCCACCTCCGACGCGTCCCTGATCGACCCCGAGATCCTCGCCCGGCTCGGCCTCAAGGTCGCCCACCCGGCCGCCGCCCACCCGCTCCTCGAGAAGCTCGGCGCGCTGCCCGCGACGTCACGCGCGGTGCTCACCACGCCCCAGGTACGGGCCGCCGTGGCCGCCTCCCTGGACGACGACGGCGGGATGAGCTGGGAGGAGGACACCCCGGACGCCGAGGAGTTGGCCGACACCGTCCTCGCGCTCGTCCGGGACGCGGGACTCGAGCCCGGCGACGAGCCGTGGCTGGGCGCGCTCGCCCTGCCGGACGAGGAGGGTGAACTGGTGCCCGCCGGCGAACTCGTCCTGCCCGGCAGCCCGTTCGCCCAGGTCATGCGTGAGGACGAACTCGCCTACGTGGACGCCGAACTGGCCGGGAAGTGGGGCGAACAGCCCCTCGCGGCCTGCGGAGTGCTCGCCAACTTCGCCCTGGTCCGGGCCACGGACGTGGTGCTGGACCCGGACGAACTGGAGCCCCGCGAGGGCGACTTCGCGGAACCCGACGACGCCGGTCTCCTCGACGCCGTGGACGTGTGGTGCGAGGACATCCTCGACCGCTTCCCGGACACGCCGGTACCGCCGGTCGCCACCGAACTGGTCGCCGTACGCGACCTCGACCTGGTCGACGAGGACAAGTGGGCCGAGGCGCTCGCCCTGCTGGCCCGGCCGCCGCTCCGGGACGCGATCACCCAGCAGGTCCGCATCCTCCTGCCGGACGGCACACATGAGGTCGTACGGCCGTACACGGCCTGGTGGCTGCGCGGGAACCCGGTGCTCGACGGCCGCCGCCCCGCCGGTCTGCTGGCGGCCGGGGGAGACCCCCTCCTCCGCAGCCTGTACGACGAGGCGGACGCGACCGGGTTCGACGACGAGCAGGTGCTGCGGGCGCTGGGCGTGCGGACGTCGGTGGCCGCGCTGCTGGAGGAGCCGGGCGGAGCGGCGGAGCTGCTGGACCGCCTCGCCGACCCCGGCCGAGCGGTGACCGGCGCCCAACTGCACGCCCTCTACAGTGCGTTGGCCGACCTGGACCCCGAACAGGTCACCCTGCCCGACGAGCTGCGGGCGGTGACCGACGGCCGGGTCGAGGTCGTGGACGCGGCCGACGCGGTGGTCGTCGACTCACCGGACCTGCTCCCCTTCACACAGGGCGTCCCCCTGCTGCCGGTCCGCCCGTCCCGGTCCGCCGAGCTGGCCGAACTCTTCCAGGTCCGGCGCCTGAGCGAGTCCGTCACCGGTTCCGTCGACTCCGAGGGCACCGAGCACGACGTACCGGAGCCGGTACGGCTGCTGCTGGGCGCGCGGACCCCGTCGACCTACGTCGAGCACGAGGAACTCGTCGTCGACGGCGTGGAGATCGACTGGCGCCTGACGAACGACGGCGTCCTGCACGCTTCCACCCTGGAGGGCGTGGCCGCGGGCCTGGCCTGGGCGGCGGGCCAGTGGCCACGGCGCTTCGAGGTGGCGGCACTCCTGGAGGACCCGACCCGCACGGAGGAACTGGCCAGGGACCGCTGGTTCGACTGA
- a CDS encoding DUF3027 domain-containing protein — MSAATTRSRTPDRLCAEAVDLARAAAEEAAAPGVVGEHSGLVSEGDRVVTHFFECKELGYRGWRWAVTVARASRAKLVTLDEVVLLPGPDALLAPEWVPWSERLRPGDMGPGDLLPTDAEDLRLEPGYTGEDEPLPSAPVSEEMAELVEAEDAELTAGTPSNLPVAPTRGSIAAVAEELGMRRARVLSRYGLHVAADRWEDSFGAKTPMAQAAPAPCVSCGFLVPLGGSLGQAFGLCANEFAPADGRVVSLSYGCGGHSEAAVMPKPPQPAPPVIDETRVDPFPLRPAPDSGSVPVLADEDTAELGHS; from the coding sequence GTGAGCGCAGCGACAACGCGAAGCCGCACCCCCGACCGCTTGTGCGCCGAGGCCGTCGACCTCGCCCGCGCCGCCGCCGAGGAGGCCGCCGCCCCCGGGGTGGTGGGCGAGCACTCGGGCCTGGTCTCCGAGGGAGATCGTGTCGTCACGCACTTCTTCGAGTGCAAGGAGCTCGGATACCGGGGCTGGCGCTGGGCCGTCACGGTGGCACGCGCCTCCCGCGCGAAGCTCGTGACGCTGGACGAGGTCGTGCTGCTCCCCGGCCCCGACGCGCTGCTGGCACCGGAGTGGGTGCCGTGGAGCGAACGCCTGCGCCCCGGCGACATGGGCCCCGGCGATCTGCTCCCCACCGACGCCGAGGACCTCCGGCTGGAGCCCGGCTACACCGGCGAGGACGAGCCGCTGCCGAGCGCGCCGGTCTCCGAGGAGATGGCCGAGCTGGTCGAGGCGGAGGACGCGGAGCTCACGGCGGGCACCCCCTCGAACCTCCCGGTGGCCCCGACCCGCGGCTCGATCGCCGCGGTCGCCGAGGAACTGGGCATGCGCCGCGCCCGGGTCCTGTCCCGCTACGGCCTCCATGTCGCCGCCGACCGCTGGGAGGACTCCTTCGGCGCGAAGACGCCGATGGCCCAGGCGGCCCCGGCGCCCTGCGTCAGCTGCGGCTTCCTGGTCCCGCTGGGTGGATCCCTGGGCCAGGCCTTCGGACTGTGCGCCAACGAGTTCGCCCCGGCGGACGGCCGAGTGGTCTCCCTGTCCTACGGCTGCGGCGGCCACTCGGAAGCGGCGGTCATGCCCAAGCCCCCGCAGCCCGCCCCGCCGGTGATCGACGAGACCCGGGTGGACCCGTTCCCGCTGCGCCCGGCACCGGACTCGGGGTCGGTGCCGGTGCTGGCGGACGAGGACACGGCGGAGCTGGGTCACTCGTAG
- a CDS encoding CU044_5270 family protein, with product MNEIELLREWDADAPPLTDTARARARFRLHQAMQAPAAPAAVGRRQLLRISVACAAAAAVTATVVVARNTGEGAPSTQTVSANTVLRGAAAEALRLEKPLAPRDDQFIYTKEVIERTPVSGGPGKTYVDESWSSVDGSKKSYVSELGHTQWVPPAQKGQYSWPPAEWSKLERLPLDPGRLTITLRESGTKPDFGRPTRADEWPMVQIFLSGLLRAPVLPKGLRSAAFEALAAVPGVQVLPGRTDVDGRAAVGVRYVGGPAGGPWASGRRVLLFDATSYQYLGLRERVTAGGKSYDQYQHVTAQGVVDRVLQRP from the coding sequence ATGAATGAGATCGAGCTTCTGAGGGAGTGGGACGCGGACGCGCCCCCTCTCACGGACACCGCCCGCGCCCGCGCCCGCTTCCGCCTCCACCAGGCGATGCAGGCTCCCGCCGCCCCCGCCGCCGTGGGCCGTCGTCAGCTGCTGCGGATCTCCGTGGCCTGCGCGGCAGCGGCCGCGGTCACCGCGACCGTGGTGGTCGCCCGGAACACCGGGGAGGGCGCACCCAGCACGCAGACGGTGAGCGCGAACACCGTGCTGCGGGGGGCGGCGGCCGAGGCACTCCGGCTGGAGAAGCCGCTCGCCCCGCGCGACGACCAGTTCATCTACACCAAGGAGGTCATCGAGCGGACGCCGGTCTCGGGCGGCCCGGGGAAGACGTACGTCGACGAGAGCTGGAGTTCGGTCGACGGTTCCAAGAAGTCCTACGTCAGCGAGCTGGGCCACACCCAGTGGGTGCCGCCGGCCCAGAAGGGCCAGTACTCCTGGCCGCCGGCCGAGTGGTCGAAGCTGGAGCGGCTGCCCCTCGATCCGGGCAGGCTGACGATCACCCTGCGCGAGTCGGGCACGAAGCCCGACTTCGGCCGGCCGACCAGGGCCGACGAGTGGCCGATGGTCCAGATCTTCCTCTCCGGCCTGCTCCGCGCTCCCGTCCTGCCCAAGGGGCTGCGTTCCGCGGCCTTCGAGGCGCTCGCCGCCGTCCCCGGCGTCCAGGTGCTGCCGGGCCGGACGGACGTCGACGGGCGCGCGGCCGTCGGTGTCCGGTACGTGGGGGGCCCGGCCGGTGGCCCGTGGGCGTCCGGGCGACGGGTGCTGCTCTTCGACGCGACGTCGTACCAGTACCTCGGGCTGCGTGAGCGGGTCACGGCCGGGGGGAAGTCGTACGACCAGTATCAGCACGTGACCGCCCAAGGGGTGGTGGACCGGGTGCTGCAGCGCCCCTGA
- a CDS encoding MFS transporter, giving the protein MAAARTPQGATGIGGGTGRITQMTGPVRAVGRALHFPFTGTARGIRKATHAHGAGESGLGKLIELHAVNGAGDVMITVALASTVFFSVPTDEARGRVALYLAITMAPFTVLAPVIGPLLDRLPHGRRAAMAGAMLARAMLALIISGAVATGSLELYPAALGVLVASKAYGVVRSAVVPRLLPPRFSLVKANSRVTLGGLLATGVAAPIGAGLQAVGPRWPLYGAFVIFIAGTFLSFSLPPKVDSAKGEDVALLAADEEHLHGPHLKPLKRPGLRTVGTAVTHALGANAALRWLSGFLTFFLAFLLREHPLTGESAAVSLGLVAVSAGVGNALGTAVGAWLRSRAPEIIIVTVVAFVLGAAITAAIFFGAFLVACLAAVAGFSQALSKLSLDALIQRDVPELVRTSAFARSETLLQVSWVFGGAVGIVMPLNGYLGLSVAAAVVAAGWLATAKGLLSSARQGSAPKARVA; this is encoded by the coding sequence GTGGCAGCCGCGAGGACACCCCAGGGAGCCACCGGGATCGGTGGCGGCACGGGCCGGATTACCCAGATGACAGGGCCCGTCCGTGCCGTCGGGCGTGCCCTGCACTTCCCGTTCACCGGTACGGCCCGGGGTATCCGCAAGGCGACCCACGCGCACGGGGCGGGCGAGTCCGGCCTCGGCAAGCTGATCGAACTGCACGCCGTCAACGGCGCGGGTGACGTGATGATCACCGTCGCGCTCGCCTCGACCGTGTTCTTTTCCGTGCCGACCGACGAGGCCCGTGGGCGCGTCGCGCTCTACCTCGCCATCACCATGGCGCCCTTCACGGTCCTCGCGCCCGTGATCGGCCCGCTCCTGGACCGCCTCCCGCACGGCCGCCGCGCCGCCATGGCGGGCGCGATGCTCGCCCGGGCGATGCTCGCGCTCATCATCTCCGGGGCGGTCGCCACGGGCAGCCTGGAGCTGTATCCGGCGGCTCTGGGCGTGCTGGTGGCCTCCAAGGCGTACGGCGTCGTCAGAAGCGCGGTCGTGCCCCGGCTGCTCCCGCCCCGCTTCTCCCTGGTCAAGGCCAACTCCCGAGTCACCCTCGGCGGCCTCCTGGCCACCGGTGTCGCGGCCCCCATCGGCGCCGGGCTCCAGGCCGTCGGACCGCGCTGGCCGCTGTACGGCGCCTTCGTGATCTTCATCGCCGGTACGTTCCTGTCCTTCTCCCTGCCGCCGAAGGTCGACTCGGCCAAGGGCGAGGACGTGGCGCTGCTCGCCGCCGACGAGGAACATCTGCACGGACCGCACCTCAAGCCCCTCAAGCGGCCGGGGCTGCGCACGGTCGGCACCGCCGTCACCCACGCCCTCGGCGCGAACGCCGCCCTGCGCTGGCTCTCCGGCTTCCTCACCTTCTTCCTCGCCTTCCTGCTGCGCGAGCATCCGCTGACCGGCGAGAGCGCGGCGGTCTCCCTGGGCCTGGTGGCCGTGTCGGCGGGCGTGGGCAACGCGCTCGGTACGGCGGTCGGGGCCTGGCTGCGCTCGAGAGCGCCGGAGATCATCATCGTGACGGTGGTGGCGTTCGTGCTGGGCGCGGCGATCACGGCGGCGATCTTCTTCGGGGCGTTCCTGGTGGCGTGTCTGGCGGCGGTCGCCGGATTCTCCCAGGCCCTGTCCAAGCTGTCCCTGGACGCGCTGATCCAGCGGGACGTGCCCGAACTGGTCCGCACCTCGGCGTTCGCCCGCTCCGAGACGCTGCTCCAGGTGTCCTGGGTGTTCGGCGGCGCGGTCGGCATCGTGATGCCGCTCAACGGCTACCTGGGCCTGTCCGTGGCCGCCGCGGTCGTCGCCGCGGGCTGGCTGGCCACCGCGAAGGGGCTGCTCAGCTCGGCCCGGCAGGGCAGCGCGCCCAAGGCGCGAGTGGCCTAA
- a CDS encoding calcium-binding protein — protein sequence MRIRATVAAVSGALALSALAVPASQAADGGVDKTTAAERFGVSRSAMSTAAAAEELPVVSKVTINGAKDVVVGTTAAKKFTVSLTASHSAGIQDAYIDLWHGKDLDNVDGWLPPNEEAASCTAVNATTSNCKLTITAVPGSDLYMNSLAGTWHVTAGVLANDEAGSIYWNDFYGTHRVQRLSKLTVNASPEPVKKGKTITVTGKLTRANWETRAYAGYSTQPVKLQFRKKDSDTYTTVKTVKTNTKGDLKTTVKATVDGFFRWSFAGTSTTPAVNAAGDFIDVK from the coding sequence ATGCGTATTCGTGCCACCGTGGCCGCCGTCTCCGGCGCCCTGGCCCTTTCCGCCCTCGCCGTTCCGGCCTCGCAGGCCGCCGATGGAGGCGTCGACAAGACCACCGCCGCCGAGCGCTTCGGCGTTTCCCGGTCGGCGATGAGCACGGCCGCCGCCGCGGAAGAGCTGCCGGTCGTCTCCAAGGTGACGATCAACGGTGCCAAGGACGTCGTCGTCGGTACGACGGCCGCCAAGAAGTTCACCGTCTCCCTGACGGCCAGCCACTCCGCCGGCATCCAGGACGCCTACATCGACCTGTGGCACGGCAAGGACCTGGACAACGTCGACGGCTGGCTGCCGCCGAACGAGGAGGCCGCCAGCTGCACCGCGGTCAACGCCACCACCTCGAACTGCAAGCTCACCATCACGGCTGTTCCGGGCAGCGACCTGTACATGAACTCGCTGGCAGGTACCTGGCACGTCACGGCCGGTGTCCTCGCCAACGACGAGGCCGGCAGCATCTACTGGAACGACTTCTACGGCACCCACCGGGTGCAGCGCCTCTCCAAGCTCACCGTCAACGCGTCCCCCGAGCCGGTGAAGAAGGGCAAGACCATCACCGTCACCGGCAAGCTGACGCGGGCCAACTGGGAGACCCGGGCGTACGCCGGTTACTCGACCCAGCCGGTGAAGCTGCAGTTCCGTAAGAAGGACTCCGACACCTACACCACCGTGAAGACCGTCAAGACCAACACCAAGGGTGACCTGAAGACCACGGTCAAGGCCACGGTCGACGGCTTCTTCCGCTGGAGCTTCGCGGGCACCTCCACCACCCCGGCGGTCAACGCCGCGGGTGACTTCATCGACGTCAAGTAA